In Paracoccus aminophilus JCM 7686, a single window of DNA contains:
- the gatB gene encoding Asp-tRNA(Asn)/Glu-tRNA(Gln) amidotransferase subunit GatB: protein MLDLLSFTPPKPKVIQGAKQDWELVIGLEVHAQVASNAKLFSGASTGFGAEPNSHVAFVDAAMPGMLPVINEFCVEQAVRTGLGIKAAINLRSAFDRKNYFYPDLPQGYQISQLYHPIVGEGEVIVDMGPGVARRVRIERIHLEQDAGKSIHDMDPNMSFVDLNRTGVALMEIVSRPDIRGPEEAAAYVAKLRQIMRYLGTCDGNMQNGNLRADVNVSICTPGAYEKFQETGDFGYLGTRCEIKNMNSLRFIQAAIEVEARRQIAIVEDGGAVVQETRLYDPDKGETRSMRSKEEAHDYRYFPDPDLLPLEIEQAWVDDIAGAMPELPDAKKARFVGDLGLSEYDASVLTAEVENADFFEAVAAGRDGKIAANWVINELFGRLNKEGLTVETSPVSAGQLGGIIDLIAKGDISGKIAKDLFEIVWTEGGEPAEIVDARGMKQVTDLGAIEKAVDEIIAANPDQVEKAKQNPKLAGWFVGQVLKATGGKANPAAVNELVAKKLAD, encoded by the coding sequence ATGCTTGATCTACTCAGCTTTACCCCGCCGAAACCCAAAGTCATCCAGGGCGCGAAGCAGGACTGGGAACTGGTTATCGGGCTTGAGGTCCATGCTCAGGTCGCGTCGAATGCCAAGCTCTTCTCGGGCGCCTCGACCGGCTTTGGGGCCGAGCCGAACAGCCATGTCGCCTTCGTTGATGCGGCGATGCCGGGGATGCTGCCGGTCATTAACGAATTCTGCGTCGAGCAGGCGGTGCGCACCGGTCTGGGGATCAAGGCCGCGATCAACCTGCGCTCGGCCTTTGACCGCAAGAACTATTTCTACCCGGATCTGCCGCAGGGCTATCAGATCAGCCAGCTCTATCATCCCATCGTGGGCGAGGGCGAAGTGATCGTCGATATGGGGCCGGGCGTCGCTCGCCGCGTTCGCATCGAGCGCATTCACCTTGAGCAGGATGCGGGCAAGTCGATCCATGACATGGATCCGAACATGTCCTTCGTTGACCTCAACCGCACCGGCGTTGCGCTGATGGAGATCGTCAGCCGTCCCGACATTCGTGGCCCGGAAGAGGCCGCCGCCTATGTCGCGAAACTCCGCCAGATCATGCGCTATCTCGGCACCTGCGACGGCAATATGCAGAACGGCAACCTGCGGGCAGACGTGAACGTCTCGATCTGTACGCCGGGCGCCTATGAGAAATTCCAGGAAACCGGCGATTTCGGCTATCTCGGCACGCGCTGCGAGATCAAGAATATGAACTCGCTGCGCTTTATCCAGGCCGCGATCGAGGTCGAGGCCCGCCGTCAGATCGCCATCGTCGAAGATGGCGGCGCGGTCGTGCAGGAAACCCGGCTTTACGATCCGGACAAGGGCGAGACGCGCTCGATGCGCTCGAAGGAAGAGGCGCATGATTACCGCTACTTCCCCGATCCCGACCTGCTGCCGCTGGAAATCGAGCAGGCTTGGGTCGATGACATTGCCGGGGCGATGCCGGAACTGCCGGATGCCAAGAAGGCCCGCTTCGTGGGCGATCTCGGCCTGTCGGAATATGACGCCAGCGTCCTGACCGCCGAGGTCGAGAATGCCGATTTCTTCGAGGCGGTAGCCGCGGGTCGCGATGGCAAGATCGCCGCGAATTGGGTCATCAACGAGCTCTTCGGTCGCCTGAACAAAGAGGGCCTTACGGTCGAGACCTCTCCGGTGTCGGCGGGTCAGCTCGGCGGGATCATTGATCTGATCGCTAAGGGCGACATCTCGGGCAAGATCGCCAAGGATCTCTTCGAGATCGTCTGGACCGAAGGCGGCGAGCCGGCCGAGATCGTCGATGCGCGCGGCATGAAGCAGGTGACCGACCTCGGCGCGATCGAAAAGGCCGTCGATGAGATCATCGCGGCCAACCCCGATCAGGTCGAGAAGGCCAAGCAGAACCCGAAACTCGCGGGCTGGTTCGTCGGGCAGGTGCTGAAAGCCACCGGCGGCAAGGCCAATCCGGCGGCGGTCAACGAACTGGTTGCGAAAAAGCTCGCGGATTAA
- a CDS encoding transglycosylase SLT domain-containing protein, which produces MLGKFGARAIAAATLIMVMGVAACDAKPSGGSNVVRLAEAKSAKAPKMRWGNRAGSDDWTRAALRTLESEGVTLLSSVPSDVKTYCPGYASLNREDRKHFWVGLLSSVAKHESGYNPTAKGGGGRYLGLMQISQSTARHYNCKGNMLNGSDNMACAVKIAARNVGRDGAIAAGQRGVARDWMPLRSTSKRSDIAAWTSQQAYCGR; this is translated from the coding sequence ATGCTCGGCAAATTCGGCGCTCGCGCAATCGCTGCTGCAACCTTGATCATGGTCATGGGTGTCGCTGCCTGTGATGCCAAACCAAGTGGCGGCAGCAATGTTGTGCGACTGGCTGAAGCCAAATCGGCAAAAGCTCCGAAAATGCGCTGGGGCAACCGCGCGGGCTCGGACGACTGGACCCGCGCCGCTTTGCGCACGCTTGAATCCGAGGGCGTCACCTTGCTGTCCTCGGTGCCGTCGGATGTCAAAACCTACTGCCCGGGCTATGCCTCGCTTAACCGCGAGGATCGCAAGCATTTCTGGGTCGGGCTGCTGTCTTCGGTCGCCAAGCACGAAAGCGGCTATAACCCGACCGCCAAGGGCGGCGGCGGGCGCTATCTCGGGCTGATGCAGATCTCGCAATCGACCGCGCGCCACTACAATTGCAAAGGCAATATGCTGAACGGCTCGGACAATATGGCCTGCGCCGTCAAGATCGCCGCGCGCAATGTCGGGCGTGATGGCGCGATTGCCGCTGGTCAGCGCGGCGTCGCCCGCGATTGGATGCCGCTGCGCTCGACCTCGAAGCGTTCGGACATTGCCGCCTGGACCAGCCAGCAGGCCTATTGCGGCCGGTAA
- a CDS encoding SlyX family protein gives MDKRAEDRIERLEENVAHLTRLAEDLSGIVARQEREIARLGRRVGLLMEREAEREASQEGTIPLADQRPPHW, from the coding sequence ATGGACAAGCGCGCGGAAGATCGCATCGAGCGGCTGGAAGAAAACGTGGCGCATCTGACGCGACTGGCCGAGGACCTCTCGGGGATCGTCGCCCGCCAAGAGCGCGAGATCGCCCGGCTCGGTCGCCGCGTCGGCCTGCTGATGGAGCGTGAGGCGGAACGCGAGGCCAGTCAGGAAGGCACGATCCCTCTGGCCGATCAGCGCCCGCCCCATTGGTGA
- a CDS encoding ATP phosphoribosyltransferase regulatory subunit has product MIVKSARQATGQRILGRFRDAGATEVAPDILLPAETLLDLYGEDIRARAYVTHDPIRGEVMMRPDFTVPVVQMHMAGGAEPARYCYLGEVFRKQDHGDTRPDHPRENEYLQAGFELFARDDAADAEVFTLFADILAPYRLSAVMGDMSLVLDAIRALPLSPARRDMLLHYIWQPKRFRACLARFSSPAPRRDFGDDSGVWTGLRTPEEMQARVDRLNAIAEETPLPAEWSGRLQHLLSITGSAPQALTELQALAKEMPQIGPAVARLGKRLALIAERGIDIAAIRFDASHGRHSMEYYDGMTFSFFTHRADWPPVASGGRYDALTQVLGQGKAIPAVGGIIRPGLVAELEAGQ; this is encoded by the coding sequence ATGATCGTGAAAAGCGCCCGGCAGGCCACCGGCCAGCGCATTCTCGGCCGGTTCCGTGATGCCGGCGCGACCGAGGTTGCGCCCGACATCCTGCTGCCCGCCGAGACGCTGCTTGATCTTTACGGCGAGGACATCCGCGCCCGCGCCTATGTCACCCATGACCCGATCCGGGGCGAGGTGATGATGCGCCCGGATTTCACGGTTCCGGTCGTGCAGATGCATATGGCGGGCGGGGCCGAGCCCGCGCGCTATTGCTATCTGGGCGAGGTCTTCCGCAAGCAGGATCACGGCGACACGCGCCCCGACCACCCGCGCGAGAATGAATATCTCCAAGCCGGTTTCGAGCTTTTCGCCCGCGACGATGCCGCTGACGCCGAGGTCTTCACGCTCTTCGCCGATATCCTCGCGCCTTACCGGCTCTCGGCGGTGATGGGGGATATGAGCCTTGTGCTTGACGCGATCCGCGCGCTGCCTTTGTCGCCCGCGCGCCGCGATATGCTCTTGCACTATATCTGGCAGCCCAAGCGCTTCCGCGCCTGTCTCGCCCGCTTTTCGAGCCCCGCGCCCCGCCGTGATTTCGGCGATGACAGCGGCGTCTGGACCGGTTTGCGCACCCCCGAGGAAATGCAGGCCCGCGTCGATCGGCTGAACGCGATTGCCGAGGAAACCCCGCTCCCCGCCGAATGGTCGGGGCGGTTGCAGCATCTGCTGTCGATCACCGGCTCGGCCCCGCAGGCCTTGACCGAGTTGCAGGCGCTGGCGAAGGAAATGCCGCAGATCGGTCCGGCGGTTGCGCGTCTGGGCAAGCGGCTGGCGCTGATTGCCGAGCGCGGTATCGACATTGCCGCGATCCGCTTTGACGCGAGCCACGGGCGCCATTCGATGGAATATTACGACGGCATGACGTTTTCCTTCTTCACCCATCGCGCCGATTGGCCGCCGGTTGCCTCGGGCGGGCGCTATGACGCGCTGACTCAGGTTTTGGGGCAGGGCAAGGCCATTCCGGCCGTGGGCGGCATCATCCGCCCCGGTCTCGTCGCCGAATTGGAGGCCGGGCAATGA
- the hisG gene encoding ATP phosphoribosyltransferase, with translation MIRLGVPSKGRLMEQTFDWFAARGVKLSRAGSDREYSGKVEGAAGVSLVLLSAGEIPRELAAGRIELGVTGTDLVREKLAGWRSDVVEIAEMGFGHADLILAVPACWRDCETLDDVASIARDFRLSHGFRLRIATKYHRLVRAWLSEQEVADYQLVDSQGATEGTVANLTAEAIADITSSGETLRANHLKIIDAEPILRSQATLFASRTALDAETLGPEMARFLDQLGLAA, from the coding sequence ATGATCCGTCTGGGCGTGCCGTCCAAGGGGCGGCTGATGGAGCAGACCTTCGACTGGTTCGCCGCGCGCGGGGTGAAACTGTCGCGGGCGGGCTCGGACCGCGAATATTCGGGCAAGGTCGAGGGCGCCGCGGGCGTCTCTCTGGTCCTGCTCTCGGCGGGCGAGATCCCGCGTGAGCTGGCTGCGGGCCGGATCGAGCTTGGCGTCACCGGCACCGATCTCGTGCGCGAAAAGCTTGCGGGTTGGCGCTCGGATGTGGTCGAGATCGCCGAAATGGGCTTTGGTCATGCCGATCTCATCCTCGCCGTGCCCGCCTGCTGGCGCGATTGCGAGACCTTGGACGATGTCGCCTCGATCGCGCGGGATTTCCGCCTGAGCCACGGCTTCCGCCTGCGGATTGCGACGAAATATCATCGGCTTGTGCGGGCTTGGCTGTCAGAGCAAGAGGTCGCGGATTACCAGCTCGTCGACAGCCAGGGCGCGACCGAAGGCACCGTCGCCAATCTCACCGCCGAGGCGATTGCCGATATCACCTCGTCGGGCGAGACCCTGCGCGCCAACCATCTCAAGATCATCGACGCCGAGCCGATCCTGCGCTCGCAAGCGACGCTTTTCGCGAGCCGCACCGCGCTTGATGCAGAGACGCTTGGCCCCGAAATGGCGCGCTTCCTCGATCAGCTCGGACTGGCCGCCTGA
- the hisS gene encoding histidine--tRNA ligase, with product MAKDQKKQPRPKAETPKGFRDYFGADVTERKEMLDRIAEVYHRHGFDPLETSAVETVEALGKFLPDVDRPNAGVFAWQEAEVPGGGTAGDWLALRYDLTAPLARVAAQYRNDLPSPYRRYAMGPVWRNEKPGPGRFRQFYQCDADTVGSASVAADAEICGMLADALEAVGIERGDYLVRVNNRKVLNGILEEMGVTPGEQADAVLRTIDKFDKVGAQGVRELLTTGRKDDSGAVIEGVGLAATAVEPVLAFLTSKGADNAETLANLRAAVGASVAGGEGVDELQQIAEMLAAAGVGPDRVVIDPSIVRGLGYYTGPVFEAELTFEILDEKGRKRQFGSVAGGGRYDGLVERFTGQKVPATGVSIGVDRLLAALRAKGLAGREGHGPVVVTVMDKARMADYQAMAAELRAAGIRAEVYLGNPKNFGNQLKYADKRQSPVAVIQGEDEAARRVVQIKDLILGAKIAAEASHEEWKAQPAQTEVARADLVAAVKKILGS from the coding sequence ATGGCCAAGGATCAGAAAAAACAGCCCCGTCCCAAGGCAGAGACGCCTAAGGGCTTTCGCGACTATTTCGGCGCGGATGTGACGGAACGCAAGGAGATGTTGGACCGGATTGCCGAGGTCTATCATCGCCACGGCTTTGATCCTCTGGAAACCAGCGCGGTCGAGACGGTCGAGGCGCTCGGCAAATTCCTCCCCGATGTGGACCGCCCGAACGCGGGCGTCTTCGCTTGGCAAGAGGCCGAGGTCCCCGGCGGCGGCACGGCGGGCGATTGGCTGGCGCTGCGCTATGACCTGACGGCGCCCTTGGCGCGGGTCGCGGCGCAATATCGCAACGATCTGCCCTCGCCCTATCGGCGCTATGCGATGGGTCCGGTCTGGCGCAATGAAAAGCCCGGTCCGGGCCGTTTCCGCCAGTTCTATCAATGCGACGCCGATACGGTCGGCTCGGCCTCGGTCGCGGCGGATGCCGAGATCTGCGGGATGCTCGCGGATGCACTCGAAGCCGTCGGCATCGAGCGCGGCGATTATCTGGTGCGCGTCAACAATCGCAAAGTGCTGAACGGCATTCTTGAGGAAATGGGCGTGACGCCGGGCGAACAGGCCGATGCCGTCCTGCGCACCATCGACAAATTTGACAAGGTCGGCGCGCAGGGCGTGCGCGAGCTGCTGACCACCGGGCGCAAGGATGACAGCGGCGCGGTGATCGAGGGCGTCGGACTGGCGGCCACGGCGGTCGAGCCGGTGCTGGCCTTCCTGACCTCGAAAGGCGCCGATAACGCCGAAACGCTCGCCAATTTGCGCGCCGCCGTTGGCGCCTCGGTTGCGGGCGGCGAAGGCGTGGACGAGCTTCAGCAAATCGCCGAGATGCTCGCGGCTGCAGGCGTTGGCCCGGATCGCGTGGTCATCGACCCCTCGATCGTGCGCGGGCTTGGCTATTACACCGGTCCGGTCTTCGAGGCCGAGCTGACCTTCGAAATCCTTGACGAAAAGGGCCGCAAGCGCCAGTTCGGCTCGGTCGCGGGCGGCGGGCGTTATGACGGTCTGGTCGAGCGCTTCACCGGCCAGAAGGTTCCGGCAACCGGCGTCTCGATCGGCGTGGACCGCCTGCTTGCCGCGCTGCGTGCCAAGGGGCTTGCGGGCCGCGAGGGTCATGGCCCGGTCGTCGTCACCGTCATGGATAAGGCGCGCATGGCCGATTATCAGGCAATGGCCGCCGAGCTGCGCGCCGCAGGCATCCGCGCCGAGGTCTATCTCGGCAATCCGAAAAACTTCGGCAACCAGCTCAAATATGCCGACAAGCGCCAGTCTCCGGTCGCGGTGATCCAAGGCGAGGATGAGGCCGCGCGCCGTGTCGTCCAGATCAAGGACCTGATCCTTGGCGCGAAAATCGCAGCCGAGGCCAGCCATGAGGAATGGAAGGCCCAGCCCGCCCAGACCGAAGTCGCGCGCGCCGATCTGGTCGCGGCGGTGAAAAAGATCCTCGGCTCATGA
- a CDS encoding DUF4177 domain-containing protein — MQKFEYSVIPAPDRGEKARGAKTGADRFSLALTTVLNERAAEGWEYVRAETLPAEERTGLTGRATVYHNVLIFRRALAGSAPQEVESRLFSQPMRVIEKPEPQREAIAEAEAADEEAAAAEAGKA, encoded by the coding sequence ATGCAGAAGTTTGAATATTCCGTCATCCCCGCTCCGGACCGCGGCGAGAAAGCTCGCGGCGCCAAGACCGGGGCCGACCGCTTCTCGCTGGCTTTGACAACAGTGCTGAACGAGCGCGCGGCCGAGGGCTGGGAATATGTGCGCGCCGAGACCCTTCCGGCGGAAGAGCGCACCGGGCTGACCGGGCGCGCCACGGTTTACCACAATGTCCTGATTTTCCGCCGCGCCCTTGCCGGATCGGCACCGCAAGAGGTCGAGTCGCGCCTCTTCAGCCAGCCGATGCGCGTCATCGAAAAGCCGGAGCCGCAGCGCGAGGCGATCGCCGAGGCCGAAGCCGCCGATGAGGAAGCCGCAGCCGCCGAGGCCGGCAAGGCCTGA